Proteins from a single region of Candidatus Scalindua japonica:
- a CDS encoding cation:proton antiporter, with protein sequence MDDYLTILFFVASFGMVALASKQIAEYFSKIKLPLISGFIFTGVIAGPYVLKLINVEVITQVHFVDELSLGFIAFAAGSELFLKEYKDHFRSIRIITTSLALGAFIICSTAVYLIADYIPFMSDMPNPSRLAIALLAGAILVARSPASAIAIIKEMRAKGRFTRTVIGVTVVIDVLVIMIFAITSTIADAIFTQLNFDYSFVLLLLGEFAISIVLGVVIGKILQGVLSLRVPDKIKTAFVLLTGYLVFLFSEYLREISDQYLSFEVLLEPLLLCMIGSFFVVNFTNRRNELSKVLQQAGPTVYIIFFTLAGASMELDVLAGVWHIALALFFVRIFSLFVGTFTGGVIAGERMRHNRLAWMGYITQAGVGLGLAKEVAVEFPDWGREFSSIIMAIIILNQLVGPLLFKWVLVLVKESHLRDKFGSESKRSAIIFGQDARAITLDIQLRSHFWNVKVISTELRDSVRAASHGTELIPVDDFSLKTLKEVGCNSAGTIVTILPDDDSYNICELAYENFPKTKLVVDLDERDISRRFEELGALTVIESTAIVSLLDHFVRSPAGSSLLLGMTSNKDIIDIEVTNPDLYGTLLSDLKLPLDILILSIQRAGETVFVHGNIRFEKGDKITVVGTNEGLKEVSLKFSS encoded by the coding sequence ATGGATGATTATTTGACAATTTTATTTTTTGTAGCCAGCTTTGGAATGGTCGCGCTGGCATCAAAACAAATAGCAGAATATTTTTCTAAAATAAAGCTACCACTTATAAGTGGCTTTATTTTTACCGGTGTTATTGCAGGCCCTTATGTATTAAAGCTTATCAATGTTGAAGTCATTACACAGGTCCATTTTGTTGATGAATTATCACTTGGTTTTATCGCATTTGCTGCAGGTTCAGAACTGTTTTTAAAAGAGTACAAAGACCACTTTCGCAGTATCAGGATCATTACAACATCTCTTGCTCTTGGCGCGTTTATTATTTGCAGTACAGCCGTCTATTTAATAGCAGACTATATTCCATTTATGAGCGACATGCCTAATCCATCCAGGCTGGCAATTGCTCTTTTAGCAGGGGCAATATTAGTAGCAAGATCCCCGGCTTCGGCAATCGCTATTATAAAAGAGATGCGGGCCAAGGGTCGCTTTACCAGGACAGTCATTGGGGTTACTGTTGTTATAGACGTTCTGGTAATTATGATCTTTGCAATAACTTCAACTATTGCTGATGCTATCTTTACACAATTGAATTTTGACTATAGTTTTGTTTTGCTCCTATTGGGTGAATTTGCGATATCTATAGTGCTGGGAGTTGTAATTGGAAAGATTTTACAGGGAGTACTGTCTTTAAGAGTTCCCGATAAAATAAAGACTGCTTTTGTTTTATTAACCGGATATTTGGTCTTTCTATTTTCCGAGTATTTAAGAGAAATATCTGACCAATACCTCTCTTTTGAAGTACTCCTGGAACCTCTGCTATTATGTATGATTGGAAGTTTTTTTGTCGTAAATTTTACGAATCGACGAAATGAATTGAGCAAAGTTCTCCAGCAAGCGGGTCCTACGGTTTACATAATTTTTTTCACCCTTGCGGGGGCGAGTATGGAGTTAGATGTTCTCGCTGGCGTCTGGCATATTGCACTTGCTCTTTTCTTCGTTAGAATATTTTCACTATTTGTTGGTACCTTTACCGGTGGTGTAATTGCGGGAGAGCGGATGCGGCACAATCGACTTGCGTGGATGGGGTATATAACACAGGCGGGTGTCGGACTGGGATTAGCAAAAGAGGTGGCCGTAGAGTTTCCTGACTGGGGAAGAGAGTTCTCCTCAATAATAATGGCAATTATTATACTAAATCAATTGGTTGGACCTCTACTTTTTAAGTGGGTCCTGGTTCTGGTTAAAGAGTCTCACTTGCGCGATAAATTTGGAAGTGAGTCAAAACGAAGTGCGATAATTTTTGGTCAGGATGCTCGTGCAATTACACTCGACATACAGCTACGATCTCACTTCTGGAATGTAAAAGTTATCTCTACAGAATTGAGGGACAGTGTAAGAGCTGCAAGTCATGGTACAGAATTGATACCGGTTGATGACTTCTCTTTAAAAACATTGAAAGAGGTTGGATGCAACAGTGCGGGAACGATAGTCACGATACTTCCTGATGATGACAGCTATAATATCTGTGAATTAGCATATGAGAATTTTCCAAAAACGAAATTAGTAGTGGACCTGGATGAAAGAGATATCTCAAGACGTTTTGAAGAACTTGGTGCTTTGACTGTAATTGAATCAACAGCAATTGTAAGCCTCCTTGATCATTTTGTAAGATCACCTGCGGGTTCATCACTTCTCTTAGGGATGACTTCTAATAAGGATATTATCGATATTGAGGTAACGAATCCAGACTTATATGGAACTCTTCTCAGTGACTTGAAACTGCCACTCGATATTCTTATTCTTTCCATCCAACGGGCAGGAGAAACTGTGTTTGTACACGGAAATATCAGGTTTGAAAAGGGTGACAAAATTACTGTTGTCGGGACGAATGAAGGCTTAAAGGAAGTATCTTTAAAGTTTTCATCATGA
- a CDS encoding paraquat-inducible protein A: MKKNSLYYFYIIVLLYIIGAVFDGVAIYNHSKEYVKDKSGYVEILNFEDRILNVEEWMFTGSGWDSKKSTSTEKLKGSEVHYNAALTSSYYFIVSSAAFILMVLFVYWGGSHLFKVVGLSMITIALACLVIGIITPMLEIGAFSTNLTIPLKFTMPFIGELDIPDKVFEGRMYYYFQSKSVIDLIYVLLESRNYVVAVSIFGFSVLVPFIKLTLSVLLLLSRHFRNSGLVIKTVGRIGKWSMVDVFVVATFLSYLSFSNMNSGIDTEANTLVGLYFFLGYCILSIASSQIIDLAVREEHDTF; encoded by the coding sequence ATGAAGAAAAACTCCCTATACTATTTCTACATTATAGTACTTTTATATATAATCGGTGCCGTTTTTGATGGAGTCGCTATATATAACCACAGCAAAGAGTATGTAAAAGATAAATCCGGTTATGTGGAGATATTGAATTTTGAAGACCGTATACTGAACGTTGAGGAGTGGATGTTTACCGGTTCAGGGTGGGATAGCAAAAAGTCTACTTCGACAGAAAAATTGAAAGGCTCAGAGGTACATTATAATGCCGCATTGACCTCCTCATATTATTTTATTGTAAGTTCTGCTGCTTTCATACTCATGGTGCTATTCGTCTATTGGGGAGGAAGTCATTTATTCAAGGTAGTCGGCTTAAGCATGATTACTATTGCCCTTGCTTGTCTGGTGATAGGCATAATTACCCCTATGTTGGAGATTGGGGCATTCAGCACAAACCTTACTATACCCTTAAAATTCACCATGCCTTTTATTGGAGAGCTTGATATCCCTGACAAGGTTTTCGAAGGGAGAATGTACTACTATTTCCAGAGCAAATCGGTTATTGATCTTATCTATGTTCTTCTGGAAAGCAGAAACTATGTAGTGGCAGTTTCCATCTTTGGCTTTAGTGTACTTGTACCATTCATTAAACTGACATTGTCCGTCCTTTTATTACTGAGCAGGCATTTCAGAAATAGCGGACTTGTTATTAAAACTGTAGGCAGGATAGGCAAATGGTCTATGGTAGATGTATTTGTCGTTGCGACATTTCTCTCCTACTTATCATTTTCTAATATGAATTCCGGAATAGACACTGAAGCAAATACATTAGTTGGACTCTACTTCTTCTTGGGATACTGTATCCTTTCAATAGCATCTTCACAAATTATTGATCTTGCAGTAAGAGAGGAGCATGACACGTTTTGA
- a CDS encoding MOSC domain-containing protein — protein MGKIVAICISTKKGVQKKDVKRCKLVKGHGLEGDAHAGSWHRQISLLSTEGRKVMEDKGAKLDAGDFGENVLTEGVDYSNITIGSELRIGNDALVRVTQIGKECHDKCNIYYQVGDCIMPREGIFAEVIEGGEIKIDDYIGFVNDKSSSSNN, from the coding sequence ATGGGAAAAATTGTTGCAATTTGTATAAGTACGAAAAAAGGTGTTCAGAAAAAGGATGTTAAACGGTGTAAGTTAGTTAAAGGTCATGGCTTGGAGGGTGATGCGCATGCAGGTTCCTGGCACCGTCAGATCAGCCTGCTTTCTACAGAAGGTAGAAAGGTGATGGAAGATAAGGGTGCCAAACTAGACGCAGGTGACTTTGGAGAGAATGTGTTGACAGAGGGTGTTGATTACTCTAACATTACTATTGGCAGTGAGTTAAGAATTGGTAATGATGCTTTAGTCAGGGTTACTCAAATTGGAAAAGAGTGTCACGATAAATGCAATATTTATTACCAGGTAGGTGATTGTATCATGCCAAGGGAAGGTATATTTGCGGAAGTAATAGAAGGCGGCGAAATTAAAATTGACGATTATATAGGGTTCGTAAATGATAAAAGCAGCAGTTCTAACAATTAG
- a CDS encoding MogA/MoaB family molybdenum cofactor biosynthesis protein, producing MIKAAVLTISDKGSRGEREDKSGEVIKEKLRQINADVTTYEIVPDERDIISQRLKSFAEKSNLILTTGGTGVSPRDVTPEATRDVVEKELPGFSEAMRAESFKVTPRSIGSRAVAGMYKDTLIINLPGSPKAVSECLGVILDAIPHVIEVAKGKVSDCGKDMHSHTNNK from the coding sequence ATGATAAAAGCAGCAGTTCTAACAATTAGCGATAAAGGTTCTAGAGGCGAAAGAGAAGACAAGAGCGGAGAGGTGATAAAGGAGAAGCTTAGACAAATCAATGCTGATGTTACCACCTATGAGATTGTGCCGGATGAACGGGATATCATATCTCAGAGACTAAAGAGTTTTGCTGAAAAATCAAATTTAATTTTGACAACTGGTGGAACCGGAGTCAGTCCCAGGGATGTAACTCCTGAAGCAACCAGGGATGTTGTTGAAAAGGAACTGCCCGGTTTCTCGGAGGCTATGAGAGCAGAAAGCTTTAAGGTTACTCCAAGGTCTATTGGATCAAGAGCGGTGGCAGGAATGTACAAGGACACTCTGATAATTAATCTTCCCGGAAGCCCAAAAGCAGTTTCGGAATGTTTAGGGGTTATACTGGATGCAATACCGCATGTTATAGAAGTGGCAAAGGGAAAGGTTTCTGATTGCGGCAAGGACATGCATTCACATACAAATAATAAATAA
- a CDS encoding glycine--tRNA ligase subunit alpha, producing the protein MTFQEIILNLQKYWSDKGCVIMQPYDIEVGAGTFNPSTFLKVLGSKPWKCAYVEPSRRPTDGRYGDNPNRLQHYYQFQVIIKPSPENAKALYLDSLRALGVDLVKHDIRFVEDDWESPTLGATGLGWEVWLDGMEITQFTYFQQVGGIELDVISLELTFGLERIAMFIQEKESVYDLEWVEGSTYGDVHKLDEVQFSKYNFELADTSMLLEQFDMYEKECKKLLQEDIVIPAYDYVLKCSHAFNMLDARKSIGVAQRTRYIGRVRGLAKGCAEGYLRLIEGRNN; encoded by the coding sequence ATGACATTTCAGGAAATTATACTTAATCTTCAGAAATACTGGTCGGACAAAGGATGCGTGATAATGCAACCTTACGATATAGAGGTTGGCGCTGGTACCTTTAACCCGTCGACTTTTCTGAAAGTCCTTGGCAGCAAACCATGGAAGTGTGCTTATGTCGAACCTTCCAGGAGACCTACTGATGGGCGCTATGGTGATAATCCGAACAGGCTTCAACACTATTACCAATTTCAAGTAATTATAAAACCATCGCCAGAAAACGCTAAGGCTTTGTACTTGGACAGCTTGCGTGCTCTCGGAGTTGATTTGGTCAAGCATGATATTCGTTTCGTGGAGGATGATTGGGAATCACCTACCTTGGGGGCTACCGGTCTAGGATGGGAAGTGTGGCTTGACGGTATGGAAATAACTCAATTTACCTATTTTCAACAGGTTGGAGGGATTGAGCTGGATGTGATATCGCTTGAGCTAACTTTTGGCCTCGAAAGAATAGCAATGTTTATCCAAGAGAAGGAGTCGGTTTATGATTTGGAATGGGTGGAGGGCAGCACCTATGGTGATGTACACAAATTGGACGAGGTACAATTCTCGAAGTATAATTTTGAATTGGCGGACACATCTATGCTTCTTGAACAATTCGATATGTATGAAAAGGAATGCAAAAAATTACTGCAAGAGGACATTGTTATTCCTGCTTATGACTATGTCCTGAAATGTTCTCATGCATTCAATATGCTGGATGCAAGAAAATCTATTGGGGTTGCGCAGAGGACAAGGTATATCGGCCGAGTAAGGGGCTTGGCCAAAGGATGCGCGGAAGGCTATTTGAGATTAATAGAAGGCCGAAACAACTAA
- a CDS encoding ParB/RepB/Spo0J family partition protein: MANKEKLGRGLESLLGEAIGIESGEKIMQIKLAEIQPNDAQPRKQFTQPQMESLINSIHEHGILQPIIVRSTSKGYKIIAGERRWRASKQLGITEIPAIVKKADSLKTIELALVENIQREDLNPMEKATAFSELKNNFGLTQEQIATKVGQNRSTVANTIRLLDLPEEVQSYVSRGTISMGHARSLLSLKDPVKQKSLSERIAREDLSVREVEMITSEKKDREDSIKTAKEMQPTPKLIKSHQILDLEDRLRMAIGTKVSIMEKSGKGKITIEFSNNNQFESIVGKIIALAD, translated from the coding sequence ATGGCTAATAAAGAAAAACTTGGGCGAGGCTTAGAATCTTTGCTGGGAGAGGCAATCGGCATAGAATCTGGAGAAAAAATAATGCAGATCAAGCTAGCTGAAATTCAACCAAACGACGCACAGCCTCGCAAACAGTTTACACAACCCCAAATGGAATCCCTTATAAACTCCATACATGAACATGGAATACTACAACCCATCATTGTACGCTCTACAAGCAAAGGATATAAAATAATTGCTGGAGAGAGGCGATGGAGAGCATCGAAACAATTAGGAATAACAGAAATCCCTGCAATTGTCAAAAAAGCTGATAGCCTTAAAACTATCGAACTGGCATTGGTGGAAAATATACAGAGAGAAGACCTGAACCCGATGGAAAAAGCCACTGCTTTTTCTGAATTGAAAAATAATTTTGGACTGACTCAAGAACAAATAGCGACAAAAGTCGGACAAAACAGGTCAACCGTTGCCAATACGATCAGATTACTTGATTTGCCAGAAGAAGTACAAAGCTATGTTTCACGTGGAACAATTTCAATGGGTCACGCGCGCTCTCTTTTATCTTTGAAAGACCCGGTTAAGCAAAAATCCTTGAGCGAGAGGATCGCAAGGGAGGATCTCTCTGTTCGTGAGGTAGAGATGATCACTTCAGAAAAAAAAGATCGTGAAGATTCGATAAAAACAGCTAAAGAAATGCAGCCAACTCCAAAATTAATCAAATCGCATCAAATCCTGGACCTGGAAGACAGATTAAGGATGGCAATTGGAACAAAAGTCTCTATTATGGAAAAAAGCGGGAAAGGCAAAATCACTATTGAATTTTCAAATAATAATCAATTTGAAAGCATTGTGGGAAAGATAATAGCTCTGGCTGATTAG
- a CDS encoding ABC transporter permease: protein MNLLVSLVFSNFMEIVRQPFYYIILLSGCFIILMSFGFTFFAFGEESRMIRDMAVSTITICGLLSGCLSSSIMIAGEFERQTVLIVLSKPVSKVYFILGKYLGILAATFLIVFFQGFVLEVALIMRNYNTIQNDIANLAGLVDLVCILGIAFSLLQIMIMTTVSLVVSLYFNTIANLTICLFFFICCNAFSYILPIHSYGEAGLSAIITICYTVFPNFQNLNMAAINKVVVFPALLWKDCIVIQYVVYNIMHSTIYCIAVMWVAVFLFKRKEIA, encoded by the coding sequence ATGAATCTTCTTGTTTCATTAGTTTTCAGTAACTTCATGGAGATTGTCAGGCAGCCTTTTTATTATATTATTCTTTTATCAGGCTGTTTTATTATTTTAATGTCCTTTGGGTTTACTTTTTTTGCGTTTGGAGAAGAGTCAAGAATGATACGAGATATGGCGGTTTCTACTATAACAATCTGTGGTCTGCTCTCGGGGTGCCTGTCCTCTTCTATCATGATTGCCGGTGAATTTGAAAGGCAAACAGTGCTGATCGTGCTATCTAAGCCCGTATCAAAGGTGTATTTTATTTTAGGTAAATACCTGGGGATTCTAGCGGCAACCTTCCTGATAGTTTTTTTTCAAGGTTTTGTTCTCGAAGTAGCTTTAATAATGAGAAATTATAATACCATTCAGAATGATATAGCAAATCTTGCAGGTCTGGTTGATTTAGTTTGCATACTAGGCATAGCTTTCTCCTTATTACAAATTATGATAATGACAACGGTCTCTCTTGTTGTGTCTCTCTATTTCAATACAATTGCAAATTTAACTATATGCCTGTTTTTTTTTATATGCTGTAACGCTTTCAGTTATATTCTACCTATTCATAGCTATGGTGAAGCTGGCCTAAGTGCTATTATTACAATATGCTATACCGTGTTCCCAAATTTTCAAAACCTCAATATGGCAGCAATCAATAAAGTAGTTGTTTTTCCAGCATTACTTTGGAAGGACTGCATCGTCATTCAATATGTTGTTTATAATATAATGCATAGCACTATATATTGTATAGCTGTTATGTGGGTAGCTGTCTTCCTCTTTAAACGAAAGGAAATAGCCTGA
- the htpG gene encoding molecular chaperone HtpG, with protein MTVEKMEFKTEVKQILDLMVHSLYSHKEIFLRELISNASDAIDKAHFESLTNKEVLEDEKDWKIKIIADKDAGTLTISDNGIGLTKDDAVKELGTIAHSGTKEFIAALQSKEVKDNPELIGQFGVGFYSTFMVADKVTVISRKAGAGDKSGIKWESSADGSFTVEDVEKESKGTDVTLYLKEDEKNYLEEWEIKSTVKKYSDFIEHPVVMDIEREEESKLDKTKKVKVKEEEILNSRKAIWLKNKSDISDAEYNEFYKHVSHDFTDPAKVVHYKAEGASEFTSLLYIPSMRPVDIYYKEYKVGPTLYVKRVKIIDHCEELIPPYLRFVKGVVDSSDLPLNVSREILQNNRQIEVIKNSITKKVLATLGDMKEKEFETYLKFYKEFGRILKEGVHMDFDRRESIGELLIFHSTKADKDKFRTIPEYVNAMKEGQEEIYYITGSSLDEALTSPYLEAFKDKDYEVLIMLEDVDDVIMSSFEYKGKKCKSVIKGDVTLDKSEKDEKEKAGKKYRKLLDLIQDRLDDVKEVRLSGRLKDSACCLVGDEGEMDPQMEKLLKSMGQEVPERKRILEINPTHPIFESMNKIFEEDRKSKVLADYTDLLYNQALLLEGSKPKDSAAFAKAISKLMVENVQHGKG; from the coding sequence ATGACAGTAGAAAAAATGGAATTTAAAACTGAAGTAAAACAGATCCTTGATCTAATGGTACACTCTCTTTATTCTCACAAAGAGATTTTTCTCAGAGAGCTTATCTCCAACGCATCTGACGCAATTGACAAAGCACATTTTGAGTCTTTAACAAACAAAGAGGTTCTTGAAGATGAAAAGGATTGGAAAATCAAGATTATTGCTGACAAAGATGCCGGAACGTTAACTATCAGCGATAATGGGATCGGCTTGACAAAAGATGATGCAGTGAAGGAGCTTGGAACGATTGCACATTCCGGAACAAAGGAGTTTATCGCTGCTCTCCAAAGCAAAGAGGTTAAAGACAATCCGGAATTGATCGGTCAATTTGGTGTCGGATTTTATTCAACTTTCATGGTTGCGGACAAGGTTACTGTCATATCAAGAAAGGCAGGGGCAGGTGATAAAAGTGGTATTAAGTGGGAATCCAGTGCAGACGGCTCATTTACCGTTGAAGATGTGGAAAAAGAGAGTAAAGGCACAGACGTAACCCTGTACCTTAAAGAAGATGAAAAAAACTATCTTGAAGAGTGGGAGATAAAGAGTACCGTAAAGAAATATTCTGACTTTATTGAGCATCCGGTTGTAATGGATATCGAACGAGAGGAAGAGAGCAAGCTTGATAAGACGAAAAAGGTAAAGGTGAAGGAAGAAGAGATTCTTAATTCGAGAAAGGCGATCTGGCTTAAGAATAAATCCGATATATCTGACGCCGAGTATAATGAATTTTACAAACATGTTTCTCACGATTTTACCGATCCGGCAAAGGTAGTTCACTACAAAGCAGAGGGAGCTTCAGAGTTTACATCACTTCTTTACATTCCATCAATGAGGCCTGTTGATATCTACTATAAAGAGTATAAAGTTGGTCCAACCCTTTATGTCAAGAGGGTAAAAATAATTGATCATTGCGAAGAGTTAATACCGCCTTACCTGAGGTTTGTAAAGGGAGTTGTGGACTCTTCTGATTTGCCATTAAACGTTTCAAGAGAGATATTGCAGAACAACAGGCAGATTGAAGTTATAAAAAACAGTATTACTAAAAAAGTGCTTGCAACGTTAGGTGATATGAAAGAGAAGGAGTTTGAAACATATCTGAAGTTTTATAAGGAATTTGGCAGGATTCTGAAAGAAGGTGTCCATATGGATTTTGATAGAAGAGAGTCTATTGGAGAGCTTCTTATTTTTCATTCTACAAAAGCGGACAAGGACAAATTCAGGACTATACCTGAATATGTTAATGCTATGAAGGAGGGGCAGGAGGAGATTTATTATATTACCGGTTCATCACTGGATGAAGCGTTGACTTCACCATACCTTGAGGCGTTTAAGGACAAGGATTACGAAGTCCTTATTATGTTGGAAGACGTTGATGATGTTATTATGAGCAGTTTTGAGTATAAGGGAAAGAAGTGCAAGTCTGTTATAAAGGGTGATGTTACTCTGGATAAATCTGAAAAAGATGAAAAGGAGAAGGCGGGCAAAAAATACAGAAAACTTTTGGATCTTATACAGGACCGTCTTGATGACGTAAAAGAGGTCAGGCTTTCAGGGAGGTTGAAAGATTCTGCCTGCTGCCTTGTCGGTGATGAGGGAGAGATGGATCCACAGATGGAAAAACTCTTAAAGTCGATGGGTCAGGAGGTGCCGGAGAGGAAAAGAATACTTGAAATAAATCCAACACATCCGATCTTTGAATCTATGAATAAAATATTTGAAGAAGACAGGAAGAGTAAAGTTCTTGCAGATTATACTGACCTGCTTTATAACCAGGCTCTTTTATTAGAAGGCTCCAAGCCAAAAGATTCTGCTGCTTTTGCAAAAGCGATTTCGAAGCTTATGGTGGAGAATGTTCAGCATGGAAAGGGATGA
- a CDS encoding DnaJ domain-containing protein, translating into MNKYTLFFLLILLVVYIVSPLDLFPFVFDDLIALGFLLYFWRKFKNRKNQRGYNSGKRSQSNIKSEPVGQMSLDEAYKLLNVSHETPWSEVQKAYKEKMAKSHPDKVAHLGKELQEKAEELTVEINKAYNIIKRYKS; encoded by the coding sequence ATGAACAAATATACCTTATTTTTCTTACTGATACTATTAGTTGTATATATAGTGAGTCCACTGGATCTGTTTCCATTTGTTTTTGATGACCTTATAGCGTTAGGATTTTTACTCTATTTCTGGCGAAAGTTCAAAAACCGAAAAAATCAGAGAGGCTATAATTCGGGAAAGAGGTCACAATCAAATATAAAGAGTGAACCTGTTGGACAAATGAGCTTGGACGAAGCATACAAATTACTCAATGTTAGTCATGAAACCCCATGGAGTGAGGTACAAAAAGCATATAAAGAGAAAATGGCCAAGTCCCATCCGGACAAGGTTGCTCACCTCGGTAAAGAGCTTCAGGAAAAAGCAGAGGAACTCACCGTTGAGATCAATAAGGCCTACAATATAATTAAACGCTATAAAAGTTGA